From Rubripirellula reticaptiva, the proteins below share one genomic window:
- a CDS encoding VWA domain-containing protein — protein sequence MLASIRFASDLSPWLVCTAALIAAALVAWLYLRETRNIEGPLSFVLPALRASAVAMVILILAGPVWHRRVTVGTLGRVVFAIDASQSMNVSDSETASATPSRIKRAMGMLTGEAGSEGWLETLKTTHDVDVVAFSSGEPVAVWSSTDEDYASGETDSIAFLSVEPDGTRTDLASAVSALSQHRSAVGAGNPEDSAELTQTALVVISDGRDNVGKSAIDLAGPMKTIGATVHTIGMGSETEPTEVAIVKIDHPDSVAFDGTLAGTIVLNQFGLEGREFNVRIESGEGGDVVWQTVVRSTANEKQTIPFAIDVKSVLDNMDAGSQRGVRRSTVVMDLRAGLDPVQGDGSDVNNAMSFRVAASMRDRRMLILDGSSRWEMRYIRNVFDRDPAWSVDTILYGPGTDNLRLKRGIEPGEFPSNREVMSRYDVIVLGEVPPDQFDASDASLIREFVTRGGGLIVIDGRYGRVKRVASDFLSDLVPVRFLSDVSTSIASISPTHLGLEQPLFNLGGEKTDLEQLWLQLPAPQSAVSVEVQEGAESWADIVNSEGNRSPWLVTRLFGAGRVFYVSSDQSWRWRYKVADRFHARFWNQLMAASMQPPYAASDEYVALGTDQIEYVPGESAVIRARLQDTNGKPVGDATVDALVIADNEVVATVPMSIDDPARGTYLGTTEKLAAGSYEVRIRASGFDASAMQASSPIWVGTRDNVEMNRVSLNRNALTEIASAGGGVYLHESSASEILDSLRPLSSGAIVESDVLVWQSFYWFWAVIGVLGLEWWLRKKAGLV from the coding sequence ATGTTAGCATCGATTCGATTCGCCAGTGACCTTTCGCCTTGGTTGGTATGCACTGCGGCTCTGATCGCCGCGGCGCTGGTGGCGTGGTTGTACCTGCGTGAGACCCGCAATATCGAAGGACCGTTAAGTTTTGTACTGCCGGCGTTGCGGGCGTCCGCGGTCGCGATGGTGATCTTGATTTTGGCCGGCCCCGTCTGGCATCGACGCGTGACCGTGGGAACGCTTGGTCGTGTCGTGTTTGCGATCGACGCATCACAAAGCATGAACGTTTCCGACAGCGAAACCGCCTCGGCGACTCCGAGCCGAATCAAACGTGCAATGGGAATGTTGACGGGCGAGGCTGGGTCGGAAGGTTGGCTCGAAACATTGAAGACAACCCACGATGTGGACGTCGTCGCGTTCAGTTCCGGCGAACCCGTCGCAGTGTGGTCAAGCACCGACGAAGATTACGCTTCTGGCGAAACCGACTCCATCGCTTTTCTATCGGTTGAACCGGATGGAACACGCACCGACTTGGCGTCGGCAGTTTCCGCACTTAGCCAGCATCGTTCCGCGGTGGGCGCAGGCAATCCCGAGGACTCTGCCGAACTAACTCAAACGGCACTCGTCGTGATCTCGGATGGCCGCGACAACGTGGGTAAATCTGCAATCGACTTGGCGGGGCCGATGAAGACCATCGGCGCGACCGTTCACACGATCGGCATGGGCAGCGAAACGGAACCAACCGAAGTCGCAATCGTGAAAATCGATCATCCCGATTCAGTCGCGTTCGATGGAACGCTCGCCGGAACGATCGTGCTGAATCAATTTGGGTTGGAAGGTCGCGAGTTCAACGTTCGGATCGAATCTGGCGAAGGCGGCGACGTTGTCTGGCAAACAGTTGTCAGATCAACCGCCAACGAAAAGCAAACGATTCCGTTCGCGATCGACGTCAAGTCGGTACTGGACAATATGGATGCGGGATCGCAGCGTGGCGTCCGCCGCAGCACCGTGGTGATGGATTTACGTGCGGGGTTGGATCCGGTTCAAGGTGACGGTAGTGATGTCAACAACGCGATGTCGTTTCGCGTCGCTGCTTCGATGCGTGATCGCCGGATGCTGATTTTGGATGGATCGAGCCGCTGGGAGATGCGCTACATCCGCAATGTCTTTGACCGCGATCCCGCTTGGTCGGTCGATACGATTCTATACGGTCCCGGCACTGACAACCTACGTTTGAAACGAGGCATTGAGCCGGGCGAATTCCCCAGCAATCGCGAAGTCATGTCGCGGTACGACGTGATCGTCCTTGGCGAAGTGCCGCCCGACCAATTTGATGCATCTGATGCAAGTTTGATTCGGGAATTCGTGACTCGCGGCGGCGGCTTGATCGTGATTGACGGCCGATACGGTCGCGTCAAACGAGTGGCAAGCGACTTTTTAAGTGACTTAGTCCCAGTGCGTTTTCTCAGCGACGTGTCGACTTCCATTGCATCGATATCGCCTACTCATCTAGGTCTAGAACAACCTCTGTTCAACCTGGGTGGTGAGAAAACTGATCTGGAACAGTTGTGGTTGCAATTGCCCGCGCCACAATCGGCGGTGTCCGTTGAAGTGCAAGAGGGCGCCGAGTCATGGGCGGACATCGTCAACTCCGAAGGCAATCGCTCGCCTTGGTTGGTGACGCGGTTGTTCGGTGCGGGACGAGTCTTCTATGTTTCGTCGGACCAGTCTTGGCGTTGGCGCTACAAAGTTGCCGACCGCTTTCACGCAAGATTTTGGAATCAGTTGATGGCTGCATCAATGCAGCCACCCTATGCGGCTAGCGATGAATATGTGGCACTCGGGACCGACCAGATTGAATATGTCCCCGGCGAATCTGCGGTGATCCGAGCGCGATTGCAAGACACCAACGGCAAACCCGTCGGCGATGCAACGGTCGACGCATTAGTGATCGCCGACAACGAAGTGGTCGCAACCGTTCCGATGTCGATCGACGATCCGGCGCGAGGAACGTATTTGGGCACAACGGAAAAGTTGGCCGCTGGAAGTTATGAAGTCCGCATTCGCGCCAGCGGGTTCGACGCGTCCGCAATGCAAGCTTCGTCGCCAATCTGGGTGGGAACACGAGACAACGTGGAAATGAATCGCGTCAGCTTGAATCGCAATGCTCTGACCGAGATTGCCAGTGCGGGAGGTGGCGTCTATCTGCATGAATCGTCGGCGTCAGAGATCCTGGATTCACTTCGACCGTTGTCATCAGGCGCGATCGTTGAATCGGATGTCTTGGTTTGGCAATCGTTCTATTGGTTTTGGGCTGTCATAGGAGTCCTCGGACTCGAGTGGTGGCTGCGTAAAAAAGCAGGGTTGGTGTAA